TAGCATCGGACCAAAGAATGATTACAATAATGCTTTGGGCGGACGAAGCGAAGTTATATACAATTTGGAGATTACTGTTCCTATTGCCGACCAGCAATTTTACATACTTTGTTTCGCCGATGCCGGCAATGCCTATAGCACTGGCGATGGCTTAAAAGATAATTTTTATAAAAATTTCAATAAATCTGCAGGTTTTGGTTTCAGGGTTGTTGCGCCGATGATTGGCATAATCGGATTTGATTTCGGCTGGCCATTTAACGGCCCATCTTATAAACGCGGTATGCAATATCATTTCCAAATCGGAAAGGGATTTTAAAGGAGCAAATTATGCGGAAAAGTTTAATTGTCGGGTTGTTTATTGGTCTTATGACTTGCGTCGTTATGGCTGATGATGTGAAAATCGGCTATGTTGATTCACAGCGAATTTTCGCCGAATACCAGGAATATCAGGATGCCCAAATAAAATTTGATAAAGACTTGGAAAGCTGGAATACTCAGGGCGATCAGATGAAGCGGGATATTGAAGAATTAAAAAGTGAAATCGAGGGACAATCTCTGATACTATCCGCCGAAAAGAAAAAGGAAAAAGAAAACATGCTTTTGGCCAAACAGGATACGTTAAACCAATTCTTGAATGCTACTTTTGGTCCTGATGGCAAAGCGGAACGTAGGATGGCGGAGCTTTCAAAGCCGGTTCATGATAAAATCATAAGCATTATTGAAAGAATCGCAATCGAAAATAATTATAGCATTGTATTTGATGTCGGGACAGTTAATATTGCCTACGCAAAAAAGAGCCTCGATATCACGGATGATGTTCTCGTTGAACTGGCTGCTGAGGAGTAATGGAATTTAAGCTCTCGGAGATTGCCGAAAAAATTGGGGCCGAGCTTGTTGGCAATGATATAACAGTTTCCGGACTGGCAACTATTGACAACCCTAAGCCGGGAACCCTCACCTTTATAACCTCGAAAAAGTATCGGAAGAAGCTGGCTGATTGTATTTGCCCGGCAGTAATTGTCCCGCCAAAAGTCGAATCTGATAAGCATAGTCTTTTGGTTAAAGAT
The Candidatus Zixiibacteriota bacterium DNA segment above includes these coding regions:
- a CDS encoding OmpH family outer membrane protein, producing the protein MRKSLIVGLFIGLMTCVVMADDVKIGYVDSQRIFAEYQEYQDAQIKFDKDLESWNTQGDQMKRDIEELKSEIEGQSLILSAEKKKEKENMLLAKQDTLNQFLNATFGPDGKAERRMAELSKPVHDKIISIIERIAIENNYSIVFDVGTVNIAYAKKSLDITDDVLVELAAEE